The Osmerus eperlanus chromosome 12, fOsmEpe2.1, whole genome shotgun sequence genome has a segment encoding these proteins:
- the LOC134031210 gene encoding leucine-rich repeat, immunoglobulin-like domain and transmembrane domain-containing protein 2 isoform X2 produces the protein MDILYIPLTITFVFSLATPCSSYCLPGCSCTNDNLGRSLLCMETAMGQIPEDIPDDFIKIRIENSHLTELPRGAFSGVSALEFLWLNFNDITLMNIKCLEGLRNLTELRLQGNKLRSVPWTAFQATPNLKILDLKHNRLDVLQEYALRHLPGLTYLDLSFNQLTVISKDVFLNWPLLQTTGKQWVKDGVAANVVLALHDNPWLCDCRLKGFVEFIRTVSPPLILMNSYLTCAGPSTRAGKFFHELQLKTCMKPVASALDTNITLPLGANLTLTCLVKARPDPSIQWMYSLKIIRGFAVKQIRVDEDTISSQLIIPSLHLADRGYYICIANNFIGNSSISVIVNVRSVNSSVTLSPAFPLASAEENVYIDIRISKQTVYGITLEWYAVTENPAETWFTIHFGKYDFPKKEMIYIGPGINSYSVGDLMPVTKYEVCVTLKNQAPREGQCIVFVTGSDISELEQRERLIHIIVIVCAMVLAVPAGMYACTTDTRFKCFERCTEVCKRRRQQGKDLKRAEDRHGTFDSLQAASDEALCRDSEERMMRRRSDDKSGKGISGAQLY, from the exons ATGGACATCTTGTACATACCATTAACCATAACTTTTGTTTTTAGTCTAGCAACGCCTTGTTCGTCGTATTGTTTGCCCGGTTGCTCTTGTACAAATGACAATTTGGGAAG GTCATTACTTTGTATGGAAACCGCCATGGGACAAATCCCAGAAGATATCCCTGATGATTTTATAAAGATTCGCATAGAGAATTCACACCTGACCGAATTGCCTCGAGGGGCATTCTCTGGTGTTAGTGCCTTGGAGTTTCTTTGGCTAAATTTCAACGATATCACCCTTATGAATATCAAGTGTCTGGAAGGGCTCAGGAATTTAACAGAGTTGAGGTTACAGGGCAACAAGCTGCGTTCAGTACCATGGACAGCGTTCCAAGCTACGCCAAACCTAAAGATTTTGGACCTAAAACATAATCGACTAGATGTGCTCCAAGAATACGCTTTGAGACATTTGCCAGGTCTGACGTACTTAGACTTATCCTTCAATCAACTTACGGTCATATCAAAAGACGTCTTTCTGAACTGGCCTCTCCTCCAAACTACAGGAAAACAGTGGGTCAAAGATGGTGTGGCAGCAAATGTTGTTCTGGCGCTCCACGACAATCCATGGCTATGTGATTGTCGTCTTAAAGGGTTTGTCGAATTTATCAGAACTGTGAGCCCACCACTCATTCTAATGAACTCTTACCTGACCTGTGCAGGCCCTAGCACCCGTGCCGGAAAATTCTTCCATGAGCTCCAGTTGAAAACTTGTATGAAGCCTGTGGCCTCAGCCTTAGACACCAACATTACTTTACCACTGGGAGCAAATTTAACTCTCACTTGTTTAGTCAAGGCTAGGCCTGACCCCAGCATTCAATGGATGTACAGTCTGAAGATTATAAGAGGATTTGCTG TCAAACAGATACGTGTGGACGAAGACACCATCAGCTCGCAGCTGATAATTCCATCTCTTCACCTGGCAGACAGAGGATACTACATTTGCATTGCCAACAACTTCATAGGAAACTCCTCCATTAGCGTTATTGTCAACGTCAGGTCCGTCAACTCCTCCGTCACCTTGTCCCCTGCTTTCCCGTTAGCATCAGCGGAGGAGAATGTGTATATAGACATCCGCATCTCCAAGCAGACGGTCTATGGTATCACCTTGGAGTGGTATGCCGTCACAGAGAACCCAGCAGAAACCTGGTTTACCATCCACTTTGGTAAATACGACTTTCCCAAAAAAGAGATGATCTACATTGGCCCTGGCATCAATAGCTACTCAGTTGGTGACCTGATGCCAGTCACAAAGTACGAGGTCTGCGTGACCCTAAAAAACCAAGCTCCTCGTGAAGGCCAGTGCATTGTGTTTGTTACAGGCAGTGACATCAGCGAActggaacagagggagagactcaTTCACATtatagtgattgtgtgtgctaTGGTACTGGCAGTGCCTGCTGGCATGTACGCCTGCACCACCGACACCAGGTTTAAATGCTTTGAGCGCTGTACAGAAGTGTGCaagaggcggaggcagcaggggAAAGACCTAAAGAGAGCAGAGGATAGACACGGCACCTTCGATAGCTTGCAGGCCGCCAGTGACGAAGCACTTTGTCGGGACTCTGaagagaggatgatgaggaggaggtcagaTGATAAGAGTGGGAAGGGCATCAGCGGAGCACAGCTGTATTAA
- the LOC134031210 gene encoding leucine-rich repeat, immunoglobulin-like domain and transmembrane domain-containing protein 2 isoform X1 encodes MDILYIPLTITFVFSLATPCSSYCLPGCSCTNDNLGRSLLCMETAMGQIPEDIPDDFIKIRIENSHLTELPRGAFSGVSALEFLWLNFNDITLMNIKCLEGLRNLTELRLQGNKLRSVPWTAFQATPNLKILDLKHNRLDVLQEYALRHLPGLTYLDLSFNQLTVISKDVFLNWPLLQTTGKQWVKDGVAANVVLALHDNPWLCDCRLKGFVEFIRTVSPPLILMNSYLTCAGPSTRAGKFFHELQLKTCMKPVASALDTNITLPLGANLTLTCLVKARPDPSIQWMYSLKIIRGFAGHSMIYIRLLTAHSMRYVQNINICPDFTYVYPANHMSNIILGAPLVKQIRVDEDTISSQLIIPSLHLADRGYYICIANNFIGNSSISVIVNVRSVNSSVTLSPAFPLASAEENVYIDIRISKQTVYGITLEWYAVTENPAETWFTIHFGKYDFPKKEMIYIGPGINSYSVGDLMPVTKYEVCVTLKNQAPREGQCIVFVTGSDISELEQRERLIHIIVIVCAMVLAVPAGMYACTTDTRFKCFERCTEVCKRRRQQGKDLKRAEDRHGTFDSLQAASDEALCRDSEERMMRRRSDDKSGKGISGAQLY; translated from the exons ATGGACATCTTGTACATACCATTAACCATAACTTTTGTTTTTAGTCTAGCAACGCCTTGTTCGTCGTATTGTTTGCCCGGTTGCTCTTGTACAAATGACAATTTGGGAAG GTCATTACTTTGTATGGAAACCGCCATGGGACAAATCCCAGAAGATATCCCTGATGATTTTATAAAGATTCGCATAGAGAATTCACACCTGACCGAATTGCCTCGAGGGGCATTCTCTGGTGTTAGTGCCTTGGAGTTTCTTTGGCTAAATTTCAACGATATCACCCTTATGAATATCAAGTGTCTGGAAGGGCTCAGGAATTTAACAGAGTTGAGGTTACAGGGCAACAAGCTGCGTTCAGTACCATGGACAGCGTTCCAAGCTACGCCAAACCTAAAGATTTTGGACCTAAAACATAATCGACTAGATGTGCTCCAAGAATACGCTTTGAGACATTTGCCAGGTCTGACGTACTTAGACTTATCCTTCAATCAACTTACGGTCATATCAAAAGACGTCTTTCTGAACTGGCCTCTCCTCCAAACTACAGGAAAACAGTGGGTCAAAGATGGTGTGGCAGCAAATGTTGTTCTGGCGCTCCACGACAATCCATGGCTATGTGATTGTCGTCTTAAAGGGTTTGTCGAATTTATCAGAACTGTGAGCCCACCACTCATTCTAATGAACTCTTACCTGACCTGTGCAGGCCCTAGCACCCGTGCCGGAAAATTCTTCCATGAGCTCCAGTTGAAAACTTGTATGAAGCCTGTGGCCTCAGCCTTAGACACCAACATTACTTTACCACTGGGAGCAAATTTAACTCTCACTTGTTTAGTCAAGGCTAGGCCTGACCCCAGCATTCAATGGATGTACAGTCTGAAGATTATAAGAGGATTTGCTG GGCATTCAATGATATACATACGCTTATTAACAGCACATTCAATGAGGTACGTACAGAATATTAATATATGTCCTGATTTTACATATGTATATCCTGCCAATCACATGAGTAACATAATTCTTGGTGCCCCGTTAGTCAAACAGATACGTGTGGACGAAGACACCATCAGCTCGCAGCTGATAATTCCATCTCTTCACCTGGCAGACAGAGGATACTACATTTGCATTGCCAACAACTTCATAGGAAACTCCTCCATTAGCGTTATTGTCAACGTCAGGTCCGTCAACTCCTCCGTCACCTTGTCCCCTGCTTTCCCGTTAGCATCAGCGGAGGAGAATGTGTATATAGACATCCGCATCTCCAAGCAGACGGTCTATGGTATCACCTTGGAGTGGTATGCCGTCACAGAGAACCCAGCAGAAACCTGGTTTACCATCCACTTTGGTAAATACGACTTTCCCAAAAAAGAGATGATCTACATTGGCCCTGGCATCAATAGCTACTCAGTTGGTGACCTGATGCCAGTCACAAAGTACGAGGTCTGCGTGACCCTAAAAAACCAAGCTCCTCGTGAAGGCCAGTGCATTGTGTTTGTTACAGGCAGTGACATCAGCGAActggaacagagggagagactcaTTCACATtatagtgattgtgtgtgctaTGGTACTGGCAGTGCCTGCTGGCATGTACGCCTGCACCACCGACACCAGGTTTAAATGCTTTGAGCGCTGTACAGAAGTGTGCaagaggcggaggcagcaggggAAAGACCTAAAGAGAGCAGAGGATAGACACGGCACCTTCGATAGCTTGCAGGCCGCCAGTGACGAAGCACTTTGTCGGGACTCTGaagagaggatgatgaggaggaggtcagaTGATAAGAGTGGGAAGGGCATCAGCGGAGCACAGCTGTATTAA
- the lrit1b gene encoding leucine-rich repeat, immunoglobulin-like domain and transmembrane domain-containing protein 1b, with protein sequence MFRYFCPGFWMALVCLPLVCSACPSQCNCFFHKLSDGSKSRSVLCNDPEITAVPPNFPVDTSKLRIEKTAITRISSENFHYLKNLEFMWMSFNSLSSLNVDSFRGLYSLDELRLDGNSLTSFPWESLTDMPNLRLLDLHNNKITSIPTEASMYIKNITYLDLSSNSLTTFPREVLTTWLSVKPSQDDSSKLILGLHDNPWLCDCRLYDLVQFQKSPFSPVALIDTRLRCADPESLSGVLFSEAELQRCQGPRVHTAVARVRSSLGNNVLLRCGTIGVPIPELSWTRADGKKMNGTVQEEASKEGIIWSILSVSAVSYHDSGRYVCKATNFMGTADAIISLVITDSFRSEETGGGSRRNRGKKNGGIGKAAYQEKLIARYVPPPTTMAAQPIIEPLNGFTGKYEIESYSISDSVPDGQTGVPSTVEPMEVEKAVLSNLAANASSLQQAPERRVVRSVKVIGDTDHTVSLNWRAPTATNTTEFSVLYAVFGERDMRRINVGAGKNRITIDGLVPKTKYIACVCVKGLIPKKEQCVIFSTDEAASASGTQKLINVVVITVACVIAVPLTLIVCCGALKKRCQKLLGKKSKEMQDSYVTFETLSPGTKTKGTEAEYLTKLNPDESNRLLSARSSVDSEAPARTEGPPNEYFC encoded by the exons ATGTTTCGATATTTTTGTCCGGGCTTTTGGATGGCATTAGTTTGCCTGCCGCTGGTTTGCAGTGCGTGTCCATCCCAATGTAACTGTTTCTTCCACAAATTAAGTGACGGATCAAAATCAAG GAGTGTGCTTTGCAATGATCCAGAAATCACTGCAGTCCCCCCCAATTTTCCTGTTGACACCTCTAAATTGAGAATTGAGAAGACGGCAATCACAAGGATTTCCAGTGAAAACTTTCACTACCTAAAAAACCTGGAATTTATGTGGATGTCCTTTAACTCTTTGAGCTCTCTGAATGTCGACAGCTTCCGTGGTCTGTATAGCTTGGATGAACTGAGGCTAGATGGGAACTCTCTTACCTCTTTTCCCTGGGAGTCTTTGACTGACATGCCCAACTTAAGGCTTCTTGATCTGCACAACAACAAGATCACATCCATCCCCACCGAAGCCTCCATGTACATAAAAAATATAACCTATTTGGACTTATCAAGCAACAGCCTGACAACTTTCCCCCGTGAGGTCCTCACCACATGGCTGAGTGTGAAGCCATCCCAGGACGATTCCTCCAAACTGATTCTTG GTCTCCATGATAATCCCTGGCTGTGTGACTGCCGGTTGTATGACCTTGTCCAGTTCCAGAAGTCGCCCTTCTCGCCTGTAGCCCTCATAGATACCCGATTGCGCTGCGCTGACCCAGAGAGCCTGTCAGGTGTCTTGTTCAGTGAGGCAGAACTGCAGAGATGCCAAGGGCCTCGTGTTCACACAGCCGTGGCTCGCGTCCGCAGCTCCTTGGGGAATAATGTGCTGCTTCGCTGTGGGACCATTGGGGTCCCAATCCCCGAGCTATCCTGGACCCGTGCCGACGGCAAGAAAATGAATGGCACTG TACAGGAAGAAGCTTCCAAGGAAGGAATTATTTGGTCCATCCTAAGCGTGTCTGCAGTTTCATACCATGACTCTGGGAGATATGTCTGCAAAGCCACCAACTTCATGGGGACTGCAGATGCCATAATTTCCCTGGTCATCACAGATTCATTTCGATCAGAGGAAACGGGTGGAGGCTCCAGAAGGAACAGAGGGAAGAAAAACGGAGGTATTGGAAAAGCTGCCTACCAGGAGAAGCTCATTGCCAGATATGTCCCACCACCAACAACTATGGCTGCTCAGCCTATTATCGAGCCTCTCAATGGCTTCACTGGTAAGTATGAGATTGAGAGCTACAGTATTTCTGACAGTGTACCAGATGGACAGACCGGTGTCCCCAGCACAGTTGAGCCAATGGAAGTGGAGAAGGCAGTGCTTAGTAATCTGGCAGCCAACGCCTCCTCCCTACAGCAGGCCCCGGAGAGAAGGGTGGTGCGCTCAGTAAAGGTGATAGGGGACACCGACCACACAGTCTCCCTGAACTGGCGAGCCCCAACAGCCACCAACACCACCGAGTTCAGTGTCCTATATGCTGTTTTTGGAGAAAGGGATATGCGTCGGATCAATGTTGGAGCAGGCAAGAACCGAATCACCATCGACGGCCTAGTGCCAAAGACAAAGTACATTGCCTGTGTCTGCGTCAAAGGCCTGATCCCCAAAAAGGAGCAGTGTGTAATCTTCTCAACGGACGAAGCTGCTAGCGCCAGTGGCACCCAGAAGCTCATTAATGTAGTGGTGATAACTGTGGCCTGCGTTATCGCTGTCCCCCTGACATTGATTGTCTGCTGCGGAGCACTGAAGAAACGCTGCCAAAAACTGCTGGGGAAGAAGTCCAAGGAGATGCAAGACTCTTACGTCACCTTTGAGACGCTCTCCCCAGGGACCAAGACAAAGGGTACAGAGGCAGAGTACTTAACCAAGCTCAACCCAGATGAATCCAACAGACTCCTCTCTGCCAGGTCAAGTGTGGACTCCGAGGCCCCAGCCAGGACTGAAGGGCCACCAAACGAATACTTCTGCTGA